A stretch of the Candidatus Neomarinimicrobiota bacterium genome encodes the following:
- a CDS encoding TonB-dependent receptor, which yields MIYSRMNHLILMGILLVISIMEGPLTAQITQVNDIVGYVVDATNGEALPFANVVVKEKDRGATTNEEGYFVIVNVPTGQCTLSVSYMGYTTKDLVVQNRTGKRPPLRIDLEISTLNLEAVEVVADQYQIMKSSDEVSKITVAPRQLNFLPNLGEVDIFRSLQLLPGVSGSGDGSSGLYIRGGTPDQNMILLDGMSIYQVDHFFGMFSAFNADAIKDVQLWKGGFPAKYGGRLSSVIELTGRSGDKKRKRFGLGANLLSGQMLYETPTFWKGTWLISIRRSYTDYLQSPFYNQMYKFVFGDDTPQYMQNRRQFNQDGTSAFQTNVIPIFNFYDINSKFTFTPNDKDVFNVSVYVGHDNLDKETRIEGIRVRRRPGQGQGGFGGGNALTATRADDSNTQWGNRGLSMRWARRWSDRFYSGLQMATSLFNSDYTRNLYSIEASVGTPFNLAELNQVADMSFRWDNTWNATEKNIVEFGTSFTDLYTQYKIDYYDTVTVADITSESFLLNFYLQDKWQPIRSMDITGGIRVAIPTYLADPSALFTFNTVEFNADKPYIEPRLSFGWNLSDRIRLKGAWGHYHQFVNNIRVEDVLQGNSNFWLVSDENFRPGFSKHYILGLQYNSPMYLFSMEGYYKTLDNLVEFSRRNTRNADYGNFFFFGDGAAQGVELLAQKKAGVINGWISYTLAEVFYNFPSLNDETYPADHDKLHELKLIVTYKRGAWNLSATTIYASGLPYTSPESRYYIPLLNGDEFSYYHVSDKNGYRLPDYHRLDLSAYRNLETPNFNWDLGISLFNIYNNQNVSYREFDLETVPVTVSDVLLLSFMPTLFFKVTMK from the coding sequence ATGATTTACTCAAGAATGAATCATCTCATCTTAATGGGCATCCTTTTAGTTATCTCTATCATGGAAGGCCCACTCACTGCGCAAATTACACAGGTTAATGACATCGTGGGCTATGTGGTAGATGCTACAAACGGTGAAGCGCTCCCATTTGCCAATGTAGTGGTGAAAGAGAAGGATCGCGGCGCTACCACTAATGAAGAAGGTTACTTCGTTATTGTCAATGTGCCGACGGGGCAATGCACCCTGAGCGTTTCCTATATGGGATATACAACAAAAGATCTTGTGGTGCAGAATCGTACCGGAAAACGACCTCCACTTCGTATAGATCTTGAAATTTCCACCCTCAACCTGGAAGCTGTTGAGGTGGTGGCCGATCAGTATCAGATCATGAAAAGTTCGGATGAAGTGAGCAAGATCACCGTAGCCCCGAGGCAGTTAAACTTTCTCCCCAATCTCGGCGAAGTGGATATCTTCCGTTCTCTCCAGCTCCTTCCAGGGGTCAGCGGGAGTGGCGACGGTTCCTCAGGACTCTATATACGCGGGGGGACTCCGGATCAGAATATGATTCTTCTTGACGGAATGTCAATCTATCAGGTGGATCACTTCTTTGGTATGTTCAGCGCCTTCAACGCGGATGCCATTAAGGATGTCCAATTGTGGAAGGGGGGCTTTCCGGCCAAATACGGCGGACGGCTCTCCAGCGTCATCGAACTGACCGGGAGGAGTGGAGATAAGAAACGGAAACGCTTCGGCCTCGGGGCCAATCTGCTGTCTGGCCAGATGCTCTACGAAACCCCCACATTCTGGAAAGGTACATGGCTCATTTCCATTCGCCGCTCTTACACCGATTACCTGCAGAGCCCGTTCTATAATCAAATGTACAAGTTTGTTTTTGGCGATGACACACCACAGTATATGCAAAACCGACGCCAGTTCAACCAGGACGGCACATCTGCTTTCCAGACGAATGTGATTCCCATCTTCAATTTTTATGACATCAATTCAAAGTTCACATTCACGCCTAATGACAAAGATGTGTTCAATGTATCCGTTTATGTGGGACATGACAATCTCGATAAAGAGACGCGCATAGAGGGTATTCGAGTTCGCCGCCGACCTGGACAGGGACAAGGTGGCTTCGGGGGAGGGAATGCCCTTACGGCGACTCGCGCCGATGACAGCAATACCCAGTGGGGGAATCGAGGTCTCAGCATGAGGTGGGCCCGCCGCTGGAGCGACCGCTTTTACAGTGGACTCCAGATGGCCACATCGCTGTTCAACAGCGATTATACCCGGAACCTCTATTCCATCGAGGCCAGCGTGGGGACACCGTTTAATCTTGCCGAACTGAATCAGGTGGCTGACATGTCCTTTCGATGGGACAATACGTGGAACGCTACAGAGAAAAATATAGTAGAATTCGGTACCAGCTTCACCGATCTTTATACTCAGTACAAAATCGATTATTACGATACTGTGACGGTGGCGGATATCACCTCCGAATCGTTCCTGCTGAATTTTTATCTTCAGGATAAATGGCAACCTATCCGTTCTATGGACATCACAGGTGGTATTCGTGTTGCCATACCGACCTATCTTGCTGACCCGTCGGCTCTATTTACCTTCAATACGGTAGAGTTTAATGCGGACAAACCCTACATCGAGCCGAGACTTTCTTTTGGTTGGAACCTTAGCGATCGTATACGTCTGAAAGGAGCCTGGGGGCACTACCATCAATTTGTGAACAACATCCGGGTGGAGGATGTTCTCCAAGGCAATAGCAACTTCTGGCTCGTCTCCGATGAAAACTTCCGCCCCGGTTTCTCTAAACATTACATTCTTGGCTTGCAATACAACAGCCCCATGTACCTTTTTTCAATGGAGGGATACTACAAGACGCTGGACAATCTCGTGGAATTCTCTCGCCGAAATACACGGAATGCAGACTACGGCAATTTCTTTTTCTTTGGAGATGGTGCAGCGCAAGGGGTTGAGTTGCTTGCTCAAAAAAAAGCGGGTGTTATCAACGGATGGATCAGCTACACATTGGCTGAGGTGTTCTACAATTTCCCCTCACTGAATGACGAAACCTATCCGGCCGATCACGATAAGCTCCACGAACTGAAGCTCATTGTCACTTATAAAAGGGGAGCATGGAATTTATCCGCAACCACCATTTATGCTTCAGGGCTTCCGTACACGTCGCCGGAGAGCCGATACTATATTCCATTGCTGAATGGCGACGAATTCAGCTATTATCATGTGAGTGACAAGAATGGCTATCGCCTGCCTGATTATCACCGTCTCGATTTGTCTGCCTACAGGAATCTGGAGACGCCGAATTTCAATTGGGATCTTGGAATCTCCCTATTCAATATTTATAACAACCAGAACGTGAGTTACCGTGAATTCGACCTCGAAACCGTGCCAGTGACCGTCTCGGATGTTTTGCTGCTCAGCTTTATGCCCACGCTCTTTTTCAAAGTGACGATGAAATAG
- a CDS encoding DUF4249 family protein — protein MRSLFRMMFIAVAGIIFSGCDNEVLIVPDANLAAIRAYIYAGQPVNQINITSTLALDDESESAEPINEAEVSLYKYGSRYDLVLSEGDSGYYSYNGEDLTIEAGDTFDIELVWAGKVMTGTTVVPPKPQEASLTIDTLAVPEINSRQDFINWIMSGDNRTEISWENEERNYYYITFDNVEEEPEPIDLQLPPRFKRFITQPFRWSRYTLSSAVVTHYGDHELVLYRVNEEYVMLYETSGQDSRDLNEPFSNIEGGLGIFAAFNSDTLNFTVVKER, from the coding sequence ATGAGATCACTGTTCAGGATGATGTTTATTGCTGTTGCCGGTATCATTTTTTCCGGCTGTGATAATGAAGTGCTCATCGTTCCTGATGCAAACCTTGCAGCGATACGGGCCTACATTTACGCTGGCCAACCCGTCAATCAGATCAATATCACCTCGACACTAGCGCTGGATGATGAGTCTGAATCTGCTGAACCTATCAACGAAGCGGAAGTTTCTTTGTACAAATATGGCTCACGTTATGATCTTGTGCTCTCAGAAGGCGATAGTGGATATTATAGCTACAATGGTGAAGATTTGACTATTGAAGCGGGAGATACATTTGACATCGAGCTTGTCTGGGCCGGGAAGGTTATGACGGGCACCACTGTGGTGCCACCAAAGCCTCAAGAAGCAAGTCTCACCATTGATACTCTGGCGGTACCTGAGATTAACAGTCGGCAAGATTTTATTAACTGGATCATGTCAGGTGATAACAGGACTGAGATATCCTGGGAGAACGAAGAACGAAACTATTATTACATTACATTCGATAATGTGGAGGAAGAGCCTGAACCTATCGATCTTCAGCTTCCTCCGCGTTTCAAACGGTTCATCACTCAACCATTTCGTTGGTCAAGATACACTCTCAGTTCCGCAGTGGTCACACATTATGGAGATCATGAGTTGGTACTCTACCGCGTAAATGAAGAATATGTCATGCTCTATGAAACCAGCGGGCAGGATTCGAGAGATCTGAATGAACCGTTCTCCAATATCGAAGGGGGTCTTGGAATCTTTGCCGCTTTCAACAGCGACACCTTAAATTTCACGGTGGTAAAAGAAAGATAA
- a CDS encoding TonB-dependent receptor — MRRITIIVTFLCFTVLSAQPHGRRGMQRQQMKDAPKIGVVYGTVVDSASGLPVPYASVYVVSQRGGTIVTGGITKETGEFHITEIPLGRYMIIVEYIGYTKKELGPLTFLPFGDNKTTHDLETIPMVQKVLEMGEVQVMGERPMFIQTAQKRIFSAEENTLSTGGSAIDVLRQVPGVEVDMDDNVSLRGSSQVNLMIDGKPSTIAGGDVKSLLRSIPAANIADVEVMTNPGAKYDPEGMAGIINIVLKENKFAGLNGNMNSSADSRGGKNISGQVNWRTITLNTFANVGVRQSVRQFSGDSYRIFQFDSYNNILDQDNKGDRNGDNLFLKTGFEYFIDPMQSVAFSATLNGGDGINNNLTTTSESGLFDSEYYRDTDGLSDRGGYDINFNYDKKFKNPKQKLTSFVRYSSGGSDGSSEYWTTPQSGFEEVVDPNGAKNGNEGADTNFDLKTDYVHPFENGNLLEVGFNSRLRTRDDSQLAYIFDDGNNIFVDDSLYTNQFLYDENINAAYVQYTTTIGIVGMTLGGRYENVSMNSELINTREKFENPYSSFFPSLSLSAGAPQLLQVQASYSKRVNRPRSRQLNPFTTRQDMQNMRAGNPFLKPEYIDSYEINIGRFSRGFSVTVGPYYRYTKDKIERYKEVTDRGVSIATYENISEKESKGLEYTLIGSLGMKYRLMFNGSIYWDEINTDIFGEDYNRTAKGQRYSINTTWNMNPTTEMMFFMFYRPARDIPIGRMGSMSFSAVSLKKKFLDEKLNVSVRMGDPFNLTGFHFETWGDNWSQEANRDFFSQTFTLSLEYRFGKMEDRSRFSRQGMENGNRDDFEIY, encoded by the coding sequence GTGCGTAGGATAACTATCATAGTAACATTTCTCTGTTTCACAGTTTTATCAGCTCAGCCCCATGGTCGACGAGGTATGCAGCGCCAGCAGATGAAGGATGCACCTAAAATAGGTGTCGTTTATGGAACAGTTGTGGATTCGGCCTCAGGTCTTCCGGTCCCTTATGCATCCGTTTATGTCGTCAGCCAGCGGGGAGGAACCATTGTTACAGGCGGCATCACCAAGGAGACAGGTGAATTTCACATTACCGAAATTCCGCTGGGTCGGTATATGATTATAGTAGAATATATCGGTTACACAAAAAAAGAGCTGGGTCCCCTTACCTTTTTACCCTTTGGAGATAACAAGACCACTCACGACCTGGAGACCATTCCAATGGTGCAGAAAGTTTTGGAGATGGGGGAGGTTCAGGTGATGGGTGAACGCCCCATGTTTATCCAGACCGCCCAGAAGCGGATCTTTTCCGCTGAAGAAAATACCCTCTCAACAGGAGGATCGGCCATTGATGTTCTGCGCCAGGTTCCCGGAGTGGAAGTGGATATGGATGACAATGTGAGCCTTCGGGGAAGTTCCCAGGTGAACCTCATGATTGATGGAAAACCGTCCACCATTGCCGGCGGTGATGTGAAATCGCTTTTGCGGAGCATTCCTGCTGCCAACATTGCCGATGTAGAAGTGATGACCAATCCAGGTGCCAAGTATGATCCGGAAGGGATGGCCGGTATCATTAACATTGTTTTGAAAGAAAACAAGTTTGCCGGTCTGAACGGTAATATGAATTCCAGTGCTGATTCCAGGGGTGGAAAAAATATTTCCGGCCAGGTTAACTGGCGTACCATCACTCTCAATACCTTTGCGAATGTGGGCGTTCGGCAAAGTGTCCGTCAGTTCTCAGGTGACTCTTACCGAATTTTTCAGTTTGATTCCTATAACAATATACTCGACCAGGATAACAAGGGTGACCGAAACGGGGATAACCTTTTTCTGAAAACAGGGTTTGAATATTTCATTGATCCCATGCAATCCGTGGCCTTTTCTGCCACCCTTAACGGCGGTGATGGTATTAATAATAATCTGACCACTACTTCAGAAAGCGGTCTTTTTGATTCTGAATATTACCGAGATACGGACGGTCTCAGTGACAGGGGTGGTTACGATATCAACTTTAATTATGACAAGAAATTCAAGAACCCTAAACAGAAGCTTACTTCATTTGTTCGTTACTCTTCAGGGGGGAGTGACGGCTCCAGTGAATACTGGACAACACCTCAGTCCGGTTTTGAGGAGGTTGTGGACCCAAACGGGGCAAAAAATGGAAATGAGGGAGCGGATACCAACTTTGATCTTAAAACTGATTATGTTCACCCTTTTGAAAACGGTAATCTCCTGGAAGTCGGTTTTAACAGCAGGTTGCGAACGCGGGACGACAGTCAACTGGCCTACATTTTTGATGATGGCAACAATATCTTCGTTGATGACAGCCTCTACACCAATCAATTTCTCTACGACGAGAATATAAACGCCGCCTACGTCCAGTATACCACGACTATAGGTATTGTGGGCATGACTCTGGGGGGTCGGTATGAAAATGTATCCATGAACTCAGAACTGATAAATACCCGCGAAAAATTTGAAAACCCCTACAGTAGTTTTTTCCCCAGCCTTTCCCTCTCAGCCGGTGCGCCTCAGCTTTTGCAAGTTCAAGCCAGCTATTCCAAACGGGTAAACCGTCCTCGCTCCCGGCAGCTGAACCCTTTTACCACCCGTCAGGATATGCAAAACATGCGGGCGGGAAATCCCTTCCTGAAACCTGAGTATATTGACTCTTACGAGATTAATATTGGCCGTTTCTCAAGAGGTTTTTCAGTGACCGTGGGTCCTTATTACCGTTACACCAAGGACAAGATCGAGCGGTACAAAGAGGTTACAGACAGGGGTGTGTCCATTGCCACCTATGAGAATATCAGTGAAAAGGAAAGCAAAGGGTTGGAATATACTTTAATTGGTTCTTTGGGTATGAAATATAGGCTCATGTTCAATGGAAGTATCTACTGGGATGAAATCAATACAGACATTTTCGGGGAAGATTACAACAGGACTGCAAAGGGTCAGAGGTACAGTATTAACACAACCTGGAACATGAACCCGACGACGGAAATGATGTTCTTTATGTTTTATAGGCCGGCACGGGACATTCCTATCGGCAGAATGGGGTCCATGTCTTTCTCTGCCGTGTCGTTGAAAAAGAAGTTCCTTGATGAGAAACTGAATGTTTCAGTCCGGATGGGAGACCCGTTCAACCTGACAGGATTCCATTTCGAAACTTGGGGTGACAACTGGTCCCAGGAGGCCAACAGAGACTTTTTTAGCCAGACCTTTACTCTCTCTCTGGAATATCGCTTTGGAAAGATGGAAGACCGGAGCCGTTTCAGCAGGCAGGGAATGGAAAACGGCAACAGGGACGACTTCGAGATTTATTAA
- the gatB gene encoding Asp-tRNA(Asn)/Glu-tRNA(Gln) amidotransferase subunit GatB: protein MNDLSAVLERWEPVIGLEVHAQLSTQTKMFCGCRNVYGASPNSYTCPTCLGLPGALPVANEKAVAYALRLGLALGSEITQFSRFARKNYFYPDLTKGYQISQYDEPLCVGGTVTVRWKGEIREMSLTRIHLEEDAGKSLHAEKGNGTKVDFNRCGVPLVEIVSEPVIRSPGEARAYLTRLKQILEYLNICDCNMEEGNLRCDANISLRPKGEIEFGVKTEMKNMNSFRGVERGLASEIVRQAQVLDGGGEVEQVTLLWNEAEQKAEVMRTKEEAHDYRYFPDPDLVPLSVSDGDLDSVRLSLVEMPYEREERFVNQYGLRLEDALILTSEKSLAGYFEETVSAGAKPVEAAKWILGEVLSIIKDGGMSVSSFSVTPDQFAGLLNSVKSGTINNTTGKDILRKMVKSDLAAAEIIEKEGLAQVSDESALSEAVAQVIADNPDELAKYREGKKVLVGFFMGEVMKATGGKSDPKAVKKLLTASLEPK from the coding sequence ATGAACGATCTTTCCGCCGTGCTGGAGCGTTGGGAACCGGTCATAGGTTTGGAGGTCCATGCCCAACTCTCCACCCAGACAAAAATGTTTTGCGGTTGCCGGAACGTCTACGGCGCTTCTCCAAACAGTTATACTTGTCCCACATGCCTTGGACTTCCCGGTGCCCTCCCGGTAGCCAATGAAAAGGCTGTGGCTTACGCCTTGAGGCTCGGTCTGGCTTTGGGCAGTGAGATCACACAGTTTTCCCGGTTTGCCCGGAAGAACTATTTCTATCCCGACCTGACAAAAGGGTATCAGATTTCCCAGTATGATGAACCGCTCTGTGTGGGTGGAACAGTGACTGTTCGATGGAAGGGGGAGATCCGGGAAATGTCCCTTACGCGGATCCACCTTGAAGAGGATGCAGGCAAATCTCTCCACGCCGAGAAGGGAAACGGCACTAAGGTTGACTTTAACCGGTGCGGTGTTCCTCTAGTGGAAATCGTGTCTGAACCCGTTATTCGATCTCCAGGTGAAGCAAGGGCTTACCTAACCCGACTTAAACAAATACTTGAATACCTGAATATTTGTGACTGCAACATGGAAGAAGGGAATCTCAGATGTGATGCCAATATTTCACTCCGCCCCAAAGGGGAGATTGAATTTGGTGTAAAGACTGAAATGAAAAATATGAATTCATTCCGCGGTGTAGAGCGGGGGCTGGCGAGTGAAATTGTGCGCCAGGCCCAGGTGCTGGATGGCGGGGGAGAGGTAGAACAGGTAACACTTCTTTGGAATGAGGCGGAGCAAAAGGCGGAAGTGATGCGCACTAAAGAAGAGGCCCATGACTACCGGTATTTTCCCGATCCCGACCTGGTGCCTCTTTCTGTGAGTGATGGCGATCTGGATTCGGTGCGTTTATCGCTCGTGGAAATGCCGTATGAGAGAGAGGAGCGTTTTGTCAATCAGTATGGTCTCCGGCTGGAGGATGCACTGATTCTTACTTCTGAGAAATCGCTGGCTGGCTATTTTGAGGAGACGGTCTCAGCCGGAGCTAAGCCGGTGGAGGCAGCCAAATGGATATTGGGGGAAGTGCTTAGTATCATCAAAGATGGGGGGATGTCGGTGTCGTCATTTTCCGTTACACCTGATCAATTTGCCGGACTGTTGAATTCTGTAAAGAGTGGCACCATTAACAATACAACAGGAAAAGATATCTTGCGGAAAATGGTGAAGAGTGACCTTGCAGCCGCTGAGATCATCGAAAAGGAGGGTCTTGCTCAAGTGTCCGATGAAAGTGCGCTCAGTGAAGCGGTGGCTCAGGTGATAGCCGACAACCCTGATGAATTGGCCAAGTACAGAGAAGGCAAGAAGGTGCTCGTCGGTTTTTTTATGGGCGAAGTGATGAAGGCCACCGGCGGCAAGTCTGATCCCAAAGCGGTGAAAAAATTACTTACCGCTTCTCTGGAGCCTAAGTAA